A window from Grus americana isolate bGruAme1 unplaced genomic scaffold, bGruAme1.mat scaffold_778, whole genome shotgun sequence encodes these proteins:
- the LOC129201113 gene encoding olfactory receptor 14A16-like has translation MPTQGKEILMPNAFFIRRNDSARKCFSPAVGGNISDSFSLFHSRFLWRPSDTWREPRGGRESGTLGWSSAAELGWAPGMEGADGKRAQQLQMANGSSIITEFLLLAFADTRELQLLHFWLFLGIYLAALLGNGLIITAIACDHHLHTPMYFFLLNLSLLDLGSISTTLPKAMANSLWDTRDICYPGCEVQVFFFLFLISAEYFLLTVMAYDRYVAICKPLHYGTLLGSRACAHMAAAAWGSGFLTALLHTANTFSLPLCHGNAVDQFFCEIPQILKLSCSDAYLREVGLIVVSVCLAFGCFVFIVVSYVQIFRAVLRIPSEQGRHKAFSTCLPHLAVVSLFISTAMFAYLKPPSISSPSLDLVVSLLYSAVPPAMNPLIYTMRNHEIKDALRKLMTG, from the exons ATGCCGACACAAGGAAAGGAGATTCTTATGCCCAACGCTTTTTTTATTAGGAGGAATGACTCTGCCAGAAAGTgtttctccccagctgtgggaGGGAACATCAGTGAttccttcagcctgtttcacagcaggttccTCTGGAGACCCAGCGACACctggagggagcccagagggggcagagaaagtggcaccttgggctggtcctctgctgctgagctgggctgggctcctgggatggagggagctgatggcaagcgggca cagcagctgcagatggccaacggcagctccatcatcactgagttcctcctgctggcattcgcagacacacgggagctgcagctcttgcacttctggctcttcctgggcatctacctggctgccctcctgggaaacggcctcatcatcaccgccatagcctgtgaccaccacctccacacccccatgtacttcttcctcctcaacctctccctcctcgacctgggctccatctccaccactctccccaaagccatggccaattccctctgggacaccagggacaTCTGCTACCCTGGATGTGAAGTgcaggtctttttctttctctttttgatttcagcagagtattttctcctcactgtcatggcctacgaccgctacgttgccatctgcaaacccctgcactacgggaccctcctgggcagcagagcttgtgcccacatggcagcagctgcctggggcagtgggtttctcactgctctgctgcacacggccaatacattttccctacccctctgccacggcaatgctgtggaccagtttttctgtgaaatcccccagatcctcaagctctcctgctcagatgcctacctcagggaagttgggctaattgtggttagtgtctgtttagcatttgggtgttttgttttcattgtggtgtcctatgtgcagatcttcagggccgtgctgaggatcccctctgagcagggacggcacaaagccttttccacgtgcctccctcacctggccgtggtctccctgtttatcagcactgccatgtttgcctacctgaagcccccctccatctcctccccatctctggacctggtggtgTCACTTCTGTACTCAGCGGTGCCTCCAgccatgaaccccctcatctacacCATGAGGAACCATGAGATCAAGGATGCCCTCAGGAAACTAATGACTggatga